The DNA segment CGCCGAGATCGACAAGTATCCGTTCGTCGCCAAGGAAGTGTTGGTCGACGCCGCCGTCAAGGCCAAGCAGGCCGGCGCCATGCGCTTCTGTCTGGTCAACAGCGGCCGCGGTCCGACGCTCAAGGAAACGGAAAAGATGGCCGAGGCCGTGGCCGAGATCAAGAGCCGGGTCCCCATCAACATCTGCGCGTGCATGGGGCTGCTCACGGAGTCCAAGGCGCGGATCCTGAAGGATGCCGGCGTGGAGCGGATCAACCACAACCTCAACACCAGCAGCCGCTACCACCCGGAGGTGGTATCCACCCACACCTATGACGACCGCGTGGCGACGCTGGAAAGCGTCAAGGCGGCGGGGCTGTCCACCTGTTGCGGCGGCATCATCGGGCTCGGCGAGCAGAACGACGACGTGGTGGATCTGGCGGTGTCGTTGCGGGAGCTGGACGTGGACTCCATCCCGGTCAATTTCCTGCACGCCATCCCGGGAACCCCCATGGAAGAGCGGTCGAACCTGACCCCGCAATACTGTCTCAAGGTTCTGTGCCTGTTCCGTTTCGTCAACCCGAGCAAGGAGATCCGCGTGGCCG comes from the Deltaproteobacteria bacterium genome and includes:
- the bioB gene encoding biotin synthase BioB, with product MNNVEPRYAELAEKSLAGQLLSPAEMKSVIDGPDERLPELLEAAFRVRYHYYGKKVQIHVLMNAKSGLCPEDCGYCSQSSVSDAEIDKYPFVAKEVLVDAAVKAKQAGAMRFCLVNSGRGPTLKETEKMAEAVAEIKSRVPINICACMGLLTESKARILKDAGVERINHNLNTSSRYHPEVVSTHTYDDRVATLESVKAAGLSTCCGGIIGLGEQNDDVVDLAVSLRELDVDSIPVNFLHAIPGTPMEERSNLTPQYCLKVLCLFRFVNPSKEIRVAGGREVNLRSLQPLSLYPANSIFVDGYLTTSGQAATDAHRMIEDLGFEIETSGQDEPLEQQSIA